The Peribacillus simplex genome contains a region encoding:
- a CDS encoding NCS1 family transporter, with translation MSTNLKNYVPQETQIQHGTGVDESLNPKTEEGRTVSPLNYIFMWVGDGVNLGNMTLGASMIVAGIATLNIFQTFAAAIMAIGIISTVFALNDRLGYRTGIPYVVQLRMSFGLKGSVISSLMRGIPAIVWYGFQSWIGGTALNEIAKIITGGAFDNVAICFVVLQLVQIALSLYGFHAIKWVETLASIVIVLALLYVFGVLITSHSEVIAEKWVHAEGSWGLPFFALIMMFMGNYAAIFLSAADYSRELKSGISDAKRGFLYFLPILIAYGLTLAIGGMLASATGINNPVKAFAVVVDNSYITLFVSAFIVLGAVAVNMVANIIPPTYVITLLTKMKYKPAVTITGLLAFCSFPWVLVQDSSAKGLGIFILIYSAFLGPIVSILLVEYYILRKQKVNVADLYKEDGPFAGYNPAAVLALLIGAGAAFMKVELAWIIGVFVAGIAYLLLMKFAFKGSKFKKGTIFEK, from the coding sequence ATGTCTACAAATTTAAAAAATTACGTTCCACAAGAAACGCAGATCCAACATGGTACGGGTGTGGATGAATCACTTAATCCGAAAACCGAGGAAGGTAGGACGGTAAGTCCGTTAAACTATATTTTTATGTGGGTTGGAGACGGTGTCAATCTAGGTAATATGACGCTTGGAGCTAGTATGATTGTAGCGGGAATCGCTACGTTAAACATCTTTCAGACATTTGCCGCAGCTATCATGGCAATTGGTATCATTTCAACTGTTTTTGCTTTAAATGACAGGCTTGGATACAGAACGGGAATACCATATGTTGTACAGCTTAGAATGTCCTTTGGGCTGAAAGGTTCCGTAATATCATCACTAATGCGCGGTATTCCCGCCATCGTTTGGTACGGTTTTCAAAGTTGGATTGGCGGTACTGCCTTAAATGAAATTGCGAAAATTATTACGGGCGGCGCCTTTGACAATGTTGCCATTTGCTTTGTAGTGCTACAGTTGGTGCAAATTGCGCTTTCGCTGTACGGATTCCATGCCATTAAATGGGTGGAAACGCTTGCGTCTATTGTTATTGTACTAGCGCTTCTCTATGTATTTGGCGTTCTAATAACTTCCCATAGCGAGGTTATTGCAGAAAAATGGGTTCATGCAGAAGGATCATGGGGCTTACCTTTCTTTGCATTGATAATGATGTTTATGGGAAATTATGCGGCTATCTTTTTAAGTGCAGCGGACTATTCAAGAGAGCTAAAATCTGGTATTAGCGACGCAAAACGCGGGTTTTTGTACTTTCTTCCTATATTAATAGCGTACGGCTTGACACTTGCAATCGGTGGAATGCTTGCTTCCGCAACCGGCATCAACAATCCTGTGAAAGCGTTTGCGGTCGTGGTGGATAACTCTTATATTACACTCTTTGTATCCGCATTTATTGTTTTGGGTGCGGTTGCAGTAAACATGGTTGCCAATATTATTCCGCCAACCTATGTTATTACCCTGCTTACAAAAATGAAATATAAACCTGCAGTTACCATAACCGGACTGCTTGCATTTTGCTCATTCCCTTGGGTACTTGTACAGGATTCTTCGGCAAAGGGTCTTGGTATTTTCATTCTTATATATTCCGCATTTTTAGGTCCTATTGTTTCTATATTATTAGTCGAATATTATATATTAAGAAAGCAAAAAGTAAATGTTGCAGATTTGTATAAGGAAGACGGTCCATTTGCCGGGTATAATCCAGCAGCGGTGCTTGCATTGCTTATCGGAGCCGGAGCAGCCTTCATGAAAGTGGAGCTGGCATGGATTATCGGTGTTTTTGTGGCAGGTATTGCATATTTGCTTTTGATGAAATTTGCATTTAAAGGTTCAAAATTCAAAAAGGGTACTATTTTTGAAAAGTAA
- the allB gene encoding allantoinase AllB, which translates to MKFDLIIKNGNVVIEHTVEQLDIGILNGKIAEISKEIVGESAEIIDASHQYVMPGMIDAHVHICEPGRTEWEGFVTGTQALAAGGTTSFVDMPLNALPATTTKSSLHLKLKSAENKAYVDYALYGGLVPDNLEDLEDLSKEGVVAFKCFMATCGSEEIGDFKNVDDFTLYQGMKKLSELGHILSIHAENAELTDKLAIEKKKQGKTTARDYVESRPIFTEVDAVKRALLLGKETGCKLHFVHISSGEAVEEILKARKQGQEVTIESCPHYFMLDTETFEKIGPVAKCAPPLRSKAEQDKLWEALKEGKIDILTSDHSPCPPDMKQSNTNNMFDVWGGISGCQNNVDLMFDEAVKNRGVSVSEFSKMIATKPAEIFNLRNKGSIKVSYDADIILLDPNKSYTVKPEDLYYRHQQSPYVGRKINCRVTKTFVRGQLVFDFEKGIVGQPIGKFISAKSSFVKA; encoded by the coding sequence ATGAAGTTTGATTTAATCATAAAGAACGGAAATGTAGTAATTGAACATACAGTAGAACAACTAGATATCGGTATACTTAATGGTAAAATTGCAGAAATTTCGAAAGAAATAGTCGGAGAATCTGCTGAAATTATAGATGCTTCTCATCAATATGTCATGCCTGGGATGATAGATGCCCATGTCCATATTTGCGAGCCAGGAAGAACGGAGTGGGAAGGTTTTGTAACAGGAACTCAAGCACTAGCTGCAGGGGGGACAACATCATTTGTTGATATGCCATTAAACGCTTTGCCGGCAACGACTACAAAGAGTTCACTGCATCTAAAATTAAAATCTGCTGAAAATAAGGCGTATGTTGATTATGCTTTGTATGGTGGATTAGTTCCTGATAATCTCGAAGATTTAGAGGACCTTTCTAAAGAAGGTGTTGTGGCCTTCAAATGTTTTATGGCAACATGTGGTAGTGAGGAAATTGGAGATTTTAAAAATGTTGATGATTTTACTCTATATCAAGGTATGAAAAAACTATCGGAATTGGGGCATATTTTATCTATACATGCTGAGAATGCAGAGCTTACTGATAAACTGGCAATTGAAAAGAAAAAACAAGGGAAGACAACAGCAAGAGATTATGTGGAGTCCCGTCCAATTTTTACTGAGGTTGATGCTGTAAAACGTGCTTTGTTATTAGGTAAAGAGACTGGATGTAAATTACATTTTGTTCATATCAGTAGTGGGGAGGCTGTTGAAGAAATCCTTAAAGCACGTAAACAAGGCCAAGAGGTTACGATAGAATCGTGTCCTCACTATTTCATGTTAGATACGGAAACCTTTGAAAAAATAGGACCTGTTGCGAAATGCGCTCCCCCGCTTCGTTCTAAAGCAGAACAAGATAAATTATGGGAAGCTCTTAAGGAGGGGAAAATTGATATCCTGACATCAGACCATTCCCCATGTCCTCCAGATATGAAGCAGAGCAACACAAATAATATGTTTGATGTGTGGGGAGGGATTAGTGGCTGCCAAAATAATGTTGATTTAATGTTTGACGAGGCTGTTAAGAATCGTGGGGTTTCTGTAAGTGAATTTTCAAAGATGATTGCGACAAAGCCTGCAGAAATATTTAACTTAAGAAATAAAGGAAGCATTAAAGTTTCCTATGACGCTGATATCATTCTCCTTGATCCAAATAAATCGTACACCGTTAAGCCAGAAGATTTGTATTACCGTCATCAACAAAGCCCTTATGTTGGAAGAAAGATTAACTGTCGAGTGACGAAAACGTTTGTAAGGGGACAACTAGTATTTGATTTTGAGAAAGGGATTGTAGGTCAGCCAATCGGGAAGTTTATTTCGGCAAAAAGTAGTTTCGTAAAAGCATAA
- a CDS encoding IclR family transcriptional regulator yields MVKSVDRALTIISLVSKRKEGIGVTELASNLDLNKSSIFRLLSTLVDHGFIEQNPETKKYRLGYKYLELSSMLLESIDLRTQAKPFLEELESHINEVIHLTVYDQGEVIYIEKLEGSETLRTHSQVGRRAPMHCTAVGKVILAHLPLNEIVDIIDKHGLPKHTEQTITDKESFFKELGKIRNEGIGREVEENEQGITCIAAPIFDNRKKITAAVSISGPSIRMTEERLTEIKPIIMDIGKKISKRLGYTDN; encoded by the coding sequence ATGGTTAAGTCAGTGGATAGGGCGTTAACGATTATTTCATTAGTAAGCAAGCGTAAAGAAGGGATTGGGGTTACTGAGCTTGCCTCCAATCTAGATTTAAATAAAAGCTCTATATTCAGATTATTAAGTACTCTTGTAGATCATGGATTCATCGAACAAAATCCTGAAACTAAAAAATATAGATTAGGCTATAAATATTTAGAATTAAGTTCGATGCTGCTTGAATCTATTGACTTGAGAACTCAAGCTAAACCTTTTCTGGAAGAGTTAGAATCACATATTAATGAAGTGATCCACTTGACCGTATATGATCAAGGAGAGGTAATCTATATTGAAAAACTTGAGGGAAGTGAAACACTAAGAACACATTCACAAGTAGGAAGACGGGCCCCAATGCATTGTACGGCAGTCGGGAAGGTAATCTTAGCCCATCTGCCATTAAATGAGATCGTAGATATAATTGACAAGCATGGTTTACCAAAACATACTGAACAAACGATTACAGATAAAGAATCTTTTTTTAAAGAATTGGGAAAAATCAGGAACGAAGGTATTGGTAGAGAAGTTGAAGAAAATGAACAAGGAATCACCTGTATTGCAGCGCCAATTTTTGATAATCGGAAGAAAATTACAGCTGCCGTTAGTATTTCAGGACCAAGCATCCGAATGACTGAAGAAAGATTAACTGAAATTAAACCGATAATTATGGATATTGGTAAAAAGATTTCCAAAAGGCTTGGTTACACGGACAATTAA
- a CDS encoding transketolase — MDFSKEKSKFYNNLTKTIRRHIVKMTNHAGSGHPGGSLSATELMSVLFFEHMNVDPNNPDWQERDCFFLSKGHCTPVFYSVLAEKGFFPVEELMTFRDVDGRLHGHPCGEHIPGVDISSGSLGQGLSVANGVGLIAKLDGSNRRSYCMIGDGELQEGQVWEAAMTTAHYNLDNVCAIIDWNKIQLDDFVENVKGVKNLGDKFRAFGWHVVEIDGHDINAVNEAYKEAKRTKGKPTAILAHTVKGKGVSFMEDTHDWHGMAPNDEQLEIALKELA, encoded by the coding sequence GTGGATTTTTCTAAAGAGAAAAGCAAATTTTATAATAATCTAACGAAAACAATTCGCCGGCACATAGTTAAGATGACGAACCATGCTGGAAGTGGTCATCCCGGTGGTTCTTTATCAGCAACTGAACTAATGTCCGTACTATTTTTTGAACACATGAATGTTGATCCTAACAACCCAGATTGGCAAGAACGAGATTGTTTCTTCCTATCTAAGGGTCATTGTACACCTGTATTTTATTCAGTATTAGCTGAAAAAGGTTTCTTCCCAGTTGAAGAGTTAATGACATTCAGGGATGTTGACGGTAGGTTACATGGACATCCATGTGGAGAGCATATTCCAGGTGTAGACATATCTTCAGGATCACTTGGTCAAGGTTTATCAGTAGCTAATGGTGTTGGATTAATTGCAAAACTAGATGGTAGCAATAGAAGATCATATTGCATGATTGGTGATGGGGAATTACAAGAAGGTCAAGTATGGGAAGCAGCAATGACAACTGCACATTACAATCTTGATAACGTTTGTGCGATTATCGACTGGAACAAAATTCAACTTGATGATTTTGTTGAAAATGTAAAAGGTGTAAAAAATCTTGGTGATAAATTTAGAGCATTCGGTTGGCACGTTGTTGAAATTGATGGTCATGATATTAATGCAGTCAATGAAGCGTATAAAGAAGCTAAACGCACTAAAGGTAAACCTACTGCAATTCTAGCTCATACGGTTAAAGGTAAGGGCGTTTCATTTATGGAAGATACACATGATTGGCATGGAATGGCTCCGAATGATGAGCAATTAGAAATCGCTTTAAAGGAGTTGGCTTAA
- a CDS encoding transketolase family protein — translation MANQEAPRKGFADALIRLGEKHDNLVVLDADCAKSNMTNLYKNRFPERFFNIGISECDLVGTAAGMAVAGKVPFANAYANFLTGRAFDQMRISVCYSNNNVKIVGHNAGTSAAQEGATHLPLEDISLMRSLPRMTVIVPADAIEMEKAVEAAYYHDGPIYLRVGKLPVPIVTKKEEPFKIGKAIKYREGSDITIISTGIMLDESLKAVGELEKQGVSAELLHIHTIKPIDKEAIIASAAKTKHVITVEEHSIIGGLGSAVAEVLSESQPAKLRRIGTNDRFGVSGKMDELLDFFELRAHRIVSTANELLGHRVTS, via the coding sequence ATGGCAAATCAAGAAGCACCACGTAAAGGTTTTGCTGATGCACTGATTAGACTTGGAGAAAAACATGACAATTTAGTTGTACTTGACGCGGACTGCGCGAAATCAAATATGACAAATCTATATAAAAATAGATTTCCAGAACGCTTTTTCAACATCGGTATTTCTGAATGTGATTTAGTGGGTACTGCAGCTGGTATGGCAGTAGCAGGTAAAGTACCATTTGCGAATGCTTATGCAAACTTCCTTACTGGGCGCGCATTTGATCAAATGAGAATTTCTGTATGTTATTCAAATAACAATGTGAAAATTGTCGGTCATAACGCTGGTACATCAGCTGCTCAAGAAGGTGCAACACATTTACCGCTTGAAGATATTTCTTTAATGCGCTCACTGCCACGTATGACTGTAATTGTTCCAGCAGATGCGATTGAAATGGAAAAAGCAGTAGAAGCTGCTTATTACCATGACGGACCTATTTACCTGCGCGTTGGCAAATTACCAGTACCGATCGTTACAAAAAAAGAAGAACCATTCAAAATAGGTAAAGCAATTAAATACCGTGAAGGATCTGATATTACAATCATCAGTACTGGGATTATGCTTGATGAATCACTAAAAGCTGTAGGTGAATTAGAAAAGCAAGGTGTAAGCGCCGAACTTTTACACATCCATACAATTAAACCTATTGATAAAGAAGCCATTATTGCATCTGCTGCGAAAACAAAACATGTTATCACAGTTGAAGAGCATTCAATTATAGGTGGATTAGGTAGCGCTGTTGCTGAAGTATTATCAGAAAGCCAACCGGCTAAATTAAGAAGGATCGGTACAAATGACCGTTTTGGAGTATCTGGAAAAATGGATGAATTACTTGATTTCTTTGAATTAAGAGCACACCGTATTGTTTCTACCGCAAATGAATTATTAGGGCATAGAGTAACTAGCTAA
- a CDS encoding four-carbon acid sugar kinase family protein translates to MSNATQYLSLKDTLENPLFSKSDDSLRAKIKAHLKQTKHKFIVLDDDPTGVQTVHDIFVITDWGKAWIKKGLSDERSVLYILTNTRSYNAEKTENINREIVQNIVDVTKEMGINYSIISRSDSTLRGHYPLEINVLQDELLKTADVQISGHLIIPAFFEAHRYTIDNIHYLGMDGQLVPVNETEFANDSVFGFNTANLPKWIEEKTNGSVASESALIISLEDIHDGGIDKVHEILLSANNNAPIIVNAKSYYDLDIVSLAVLKAIDSGKQFLFRTAASIVKSIAGIQDRPYLSANEIVSNDENQNNGGFIIVGSHTNKTTEQIKELMNKYPIEQIEINVVKVLNKETRTEELTRVCQLVDHNISSNRDTLVYTSRDLISAKDKEENLKISQTVSSSLVKVIRSLKVKPKFIIAKGGITSSDVATEGLEIKYAKILGQAIAGVPVWLTGSEAKFKDTPYIVFPGNVGDKDSIAQIFENIKKDQKGEI, encoded by the coding sequence TTGTCAAACGCAACCCAATATCTAAGTTTAAAGGATACTTTAGAAAATCCTCTCTTCTCTAAATCGGATGATAGCCTTCGTGCTAAAATCAAAGCTCATTTAAAACAAACAAAACATAAGTTTATCGTTTTAGATGATGATCCAACTGGTGTCCAAACGGTACATGATATTTTTGTCATTACGGACTGGGGAAAAGCCTGGATTAAAAAAGGCTTATCTGATGAGAGAAGTGTACTTTATATTTTAACAAACACAAGAAGTTATAATGCAGAAAAAACGGAAAACATCAATAGAGAGATTGTCCAAAACATTGTTGACGTTACTAAGGAAATGGGCATTAATTATTCAATCATCAGTAGAAGTGACTCAACTTTAAGAGGGCATTATCCACTTGAAATTAATGTGCTCCAAGATGAATTATTAAAAACTGCTGATGTACAAATTTCAGGTCATTTAATCATACCGGCTTTTTTTGAAGCACATCGTTACACCATAGATAATATTCATTATTTAGGTATGGATGGTCAGCTTGTCCCAGTAAATGAAACAGAATTTGCGAATGATTCCGTTTTCGGTTTCAATACTGCTAATTTGCCGAAATGGATTGAAGAGAAGACAAATGGAAGCGTAGCTTCAGAGTCAGCTTTGATCATTTCACTTGAAGATATTCATGATGGTGGCATTGATAAAGTTCATGAGATTTTACTATCTGCCAACAATAATGCTCCTATTATAGTAAATGCAAAATCTTACTATGATTTAGACATCGTATCATTAGCTGTCCTTAAAGCAATTGATTCTGGCAAGCAATTCTTGTTTAGAACTGCAGCATCTATTGTAAAATCGATTGCGGGAATTCAGGATCGTCCATATTTATCAGCTAATGAAATTGTTTCAAATGATGAAAACCAAAACAATGGTGGATTTATTATAGTAGGTTCTCACACGAATAAAACTACGGAACAAATAAAGGAACTAATGAATAAATACCCGATTGAACAAATCGAAATTAATGTCGTGAAAGTTCTGAATAAAGAAACAAGAACTGAAGAGCTAACACGAGTATGTCAATTAGTAGATCATAATATTTCTTCTAATCGCGATACGCTTGTTTATACAAGTAGGGATTTAATTAGTGCAAAAGATAAGGAAGAAAACTTAAAAATTAGTCAAACTGTTTCAAGTTCTTTAGTTAAAGTTATTCGCTCACTAAAAGTAAAACCGAAATTTATCATTGCAAAAGGTGGTATAACTTCGAGTGATGTGGCAACTGAAGGCTTGGAAATAAAATATGCAAAAATTTTGGGGCAAGCGATCGCCGGTGTTCCAGTATGGTTAACCGGAAGTGAAGCTAAGTTCAAGGATACACCTTATATCGTATTTCCAGGCAACGTCGGAGATAAAGATTCGATTGCTCAAATCTTTGAAAATATAAAAAAGGATCAAAAGGGAGAGATATAA
- a CDS encoding thiamine pyrophosphate-binding protein has product MAKQKMTAAELIALYLEKRGVKHVYGIPGAAILPFYDAIKELTKIESYIVRHEQTGAFMADGYSRATGEVGVCAATSGPGGTNFLTGLYGAWMDSIPMIAITGQQKNSLIGTMQFQEAPIVEMAKPVTKAAYRLTDGSKTAEFIHEAWITATTGRKGPVLLDLPIDQQKVEIEVDLDELIASTPVDNLPQASDADIEKALELLKDAKRPVLLSGGGVNIANATAELKALAEELQIPVVTSGMGMDTFPNDHPLFAGRMGTMLDTPFGNKTIVEADLVINLAGRFADRSTGNVSVFTQNGKKIVHVNLDNKEIGKVVPTNLGIVSDVKAFMIKLTEAHKALGAHVAATAEVGTKVNLTEERKKWARKTDYTTLPIRQERALRELREFLDRDAFVSHDCGISQIWSSQLFETYEPRTYLLTGGAGTMGWGLGAAMAAKLAFPERQSVNILGDGSLGMSLQDIATAAKHDIPVIIFCMNNSLMGLIRQQQNWFYNERQISTDLIYKNELCDNEERGIDFVKTAEGMGVRGELVTHYDDIKPALQRAVDSGKPYLIEVIVDPDPKNACEFSNNGALNGFKYSKDIDYSK; this is encoded by the coding sequence ATGGCTAAACAAAAAATGACAGCTGCTGAGTTAATTGCCTTGTATTTAGAAAAAAGAGGAGTGAAGCACGTTTATGGTATACCGGGAGCTGCAATTTTACCATTCTATGATGCAATAAAAGAATTAACTAAAATTGAATCATATATTGTTCGTCACGAGCAAACTGGTGCTTTCATGGCTGACGGTTATTCAAGAGCAACTGGTGAAGTAGGTGTATGTGCTGCCACATCAGGTCCTGGTGGAACTAACTTCTTAACTGGCCTTTATGGTGCATGGATGGATTCCATACCAATGATAGCAATTACTGGTCAACAAAAAAATAGTCTAATTGGGACCATGCAATTCCAAGAAGCGCCTATCGTTGAAATGGCAAAACCTGTAACGAAAGCTGCTTACCGTTTAACTGACGGCTCGAAAACGGCTGAATTTATTCATGAAGCATGGATAACAGCAACTACTGGTAGAAAAGGTCCAGTCCTTCTTGATTTACCGATTGATCAACAAAAAGTAGAAATAGAAGTAGACCTAGATGAGCTTATCGCTTCTACTCCAGTCGATAACTTACCACAAGCTTCCGACGCTGATATAGAGAAAGCATTAGAATTATTAAAAGACGCTAAAAGACCAGTCTTACTTTCTGGTGGAGGGGTTAACATTGCAAACGCTACTGCTGAATTAAAAGCGTTAGCTGAAGAACTGCAAATCCCTGTAGTAACTTCTGGCATGGGGATGGATACATTCCCCAACGATCACCCTTTATTCGCGGGACGTATGGGAACGATGCTTGATACTCCATTCGGTAACAAAACAATTGTTGAAGCTGACTTAGTAATCAACCTTGCCGGACGTTTCGCTGATCGTTCTACTGGAAACGTTTCGGTATTCACACAAAACGGTAAGAAAATTGTCCACGTAAACCTTGATAATAAAGAAATTGGTAAAGTTGTACCAACTAATTTAGGTATCGTTTCTGATGTTAAAGCATTCATGATTAAACTTACAGAAGCCCATAAAGCACTTGGCGCTCATGTCGCTGCAACTGCCGAAGTAGGCACTAAAGTTAACTTAACTGAAGAGCGTAAGAAATGGGCACGTAAAACTGATTACACTACACTTCCAATCAGACAAGAGCGTGCATTGCGAGAACTTCGTGAATTCTTAGATCGCGATGCATTCGTATCACATGATTGCGGTATCAGTCAGATCTGGTCTAGTCAATTATTTGAAACGTATGAACCAAGAACATACTTATTAACTGGCGGTGCAGGTACAATGGGGTGGGGGCTTGGTGCAGCAATGGCAGCGAAACTTGCATTCCCTGAAAGACAAAGTGTAAACATCCTTGGTGATGGAAGCTTAGGTATGTCATTACAAGATATTGCTACAGCTGCAAAACATGATATTCCGGTAATTATTTTCTGTATGAATAACTCATTAATGGGATTAATTCGCCAACAACAAAACTGGTTCTATAATGAACGCCAAATTTCCACGGACTTAATTTACAAAAATGAATTATGTGATAATGAAGAGCGAGGAATCGACTTTGTTAAAACTGCTGAAGGTATGGGTGTTCGTGGTGAGCTTGTTACACATTATGATGATATCAAGCCAGCTCTACAACGTGCAGTTGACTCTGGTAAACCATATTTAATCGAAGTTATAGTTGATCCAGATCCTAAGAACGCATGCGAATTCTCTAACAACGGTGCACTTAATGGATTCAAATATTCTAAAGATATCGATTATTCTAAATAA
- a CDS encoding sugar phosphate isomerase/epimerase family protein has translation MGLLKEGSRKIGETMSENLHNSMKVGIVHFMAYPETMGGDGPTVETIKKIVQDDFFSGIEITSINNPEERKEATQILQSGGMTVGFGAQPILLRNKGNLNSFDEAERRRAIDLVKVGIDQAYEVNAAKLGFLSGAKPDTQQDVALQLLTNSIKELCDYAKSKGDLVLSLETFDDETDKKCLIGSNKLAVEVAKEVRKVDPTFGLMLDLSHLPMQRETSSDALTVARDYINHAHIGNCYIKDTSDPAYGDQHPRFGYPGSEVDVSELAEYLRSLLEIGYIGEGIKNIVAFEVKPVGTESSDIVIAQSKRTLIDAWSLLHSKKGRLVG, from the coding sequence ATGGGTTTATTAAAGGAGGGAAGCCGAAAAATCGGCGAAACAATGTCAGAAAATCTTCATAATTCCATGAAAGTCGGAATTGTTCACTTTATGGCTTATCCGGAAACGATGGGTGGAGATGGTCCAACTGTTGAAACAATTAAGAAAATTGTACAAGATGATTTTTTCTCTGGAATTGAAATTACATCTATTAACAATCCTGAAGAACGTAAAGAGGCTACTCAAATTTTACAATCCGGTGGAATGACTGTAGGATTTGGTGCACAACCTATTCTATTAAGAAACAAAGGAAACCTTAATTCTTTTGATGAAGCCGAGCGCAGAAGGGCTATCGATTTAGTAAAAGTCGGAATTGACCAAGCTTACGAAGTAAATGCTGCTAAACTTGGTTTCTTAAGTGGGGCTAAACCAGATACTCAACAAGATGTTGCATTACAATTACTAACGAACTCCATCAAAGAACTATGCGATTATGCAAAATCTAAAGGTGATTTAGTACTGTCACTTGAAACATTTGATGATGAGACTGATAAGAAATGTCTAATCGGTTCGAATAAACTTGCTGTTGAAGTTGCAAAAGAAGTTCGTAAAGTAGATCCTACTTTCGGTTTAATGCTTGATTTAAGTCATTTACCAATGCAACGTGAAACTTCTTCTGATGCATTAACGGTTGCTCGTGATTATATTAACCATGCCCATATCGGAAATTGCTACATTAAAGATACTTCTGATCCTGCTTACGGAGATCAGCATCCGCGTTTCGGATATCCAGGAAGTGAAGTTGATGTTTCTGAATTGGCGGAGTATTTACGATCTCTATTAGAAATTGGTTACATCGGTGAAGGTATAAAGAATATAGTCGCTTTTGAAGTAAAACCTGTAGGTACAGAATCATCAGATATTGTAATTGCACAGTCAAAACGTACTCTCATTGATGCATGGTCATTATTACATTCAAAAAAAGGGCGTTTAGTTGGTTAG